The sequence TgtattttttgcctctgaattgaACTCTTCAAATGTTCAACAAATCATTgtcacctttatttttcaatgttcaaAAATTCAAAAACAAATTTTCAAAGTTAAAATAGTTGACTTAAGGGGCGCCCCGGTGTTTCaccgggtagagcgcgtaccataaTAGGCTCAGTCCTAAACGCAGCGCCCCGGGTTCGAgtcctgcccgtggtcatttgctgcatgtcttcccttctatctcccataccttcctctctatctcactctataataaagcatgaaaaatacaagaaaaaaaaGTTGACTTAAGTATTTTCAACGTACacaaattcaacatgccaaagtcagctgcaaaattcaatgtatgaaATTCAGAGTTCAAGGAAAAAGAAGAGCAcgacacaatgaacaaagagcaacaatgtaggacatCCAAGAAGGACATCTATCTTTTGctcaacattttcttcaatataCGAAGCTTTGGCCTTTGTCAATAAATTGTTTGTTTCTTATTATCCCACGGTTGCTTGGAAGTGACGCTCCTGTCGACCAATCGATGGACGGCGTGTGTGGCTGGAACTTGCCACCCTACGGAGGAGTAATGtgagacgagtacggctcaatacggctcagtccggatcacgcccacttttggcagtGGAAATGCCTCTAGTGTTCTAGAGGCTTAACCCACTGTTGGACGTTGTAATCGACTGCTGCAGACTGTTAAATATTGTAGCCTATGGCAGTTCACCGATGAGTGGGATTATGACTGGTGGTTATGCATTCTTTAATAAATCCACATCTTGGaaacgttatgtttttaaggTAGTTTCCCTGTTTGATTACTTAAAGCAGACTGAATTGGCCCAATCTTGTTTATGAACTTTTTCGTCTTTGTAGACTTCACTAATAGTGGTAGCTCATCCAGTCCCATTTGCGTTGCTGTCGGGGGAACTCAGGTTGCCGAAAAAATTACCTGAACGGCGCTCAAAGTACTGGGATTTCCATATGGGGATTTGGGACGCTGCATGCATCAACCTAATGGTCAACAAGACCGGCAAGATCAGAGTTGAACTCACAGGGAAGCCCATTTCGGTCAGCTGCTTGATGAGGCGATTCAGCATCCAGGCCTCTTCCTGTTTCCCGGGGATCTTCCCTTGCATCTGGAGGACAGCGTGAGACACATAAGGTTATAcaggtattttttttattaaattttcATTTAAACAGGCAAGCCATTAAAAACAAATTCTTATTTACAATGGCGACTTGGCAAGTGGCAGCAGCCACAGATTGGGGGTTTGGGGCTGAAATAAAATGGTTCAAGGCAATCTTGAATATTTTTCCCATAGAAACAGTGTAACAACCTACACCCAGTTTGTACCAACCAAACACAATACTGCAAATACTATAAAAAGGCTTTCATTATTGGGCCATAGGCTCAATTGCCATTTTGTTACCTCATTCGGCGATAGCTAGCTCCTTTACAGCGATTTATTTACAACAAAAACGTAGATATCGCTTGATAAAGAATATGCATCTTAATTTATTAATAGCACATATGATGTGGTGAAGGGTGAAAGTCTGTTTCTGCTCAGTAGATTAATATTGCAATGGTTTCATGTCAAAGAGAGTACTGGCATAGAACCTATATATGGTGACttgatttgtgtcgtttgtatTGATGCATTGGGATAGTCAGATGGAAATTGAATAAAAAATGGTTTGCTATGTACACAATCTTAATGGTACAAAGTGGGGTGAAAAGCTTCGATTGGCTACACTCATTGACTATATAATCAAAGCCAAAACTAGACCAAATTCATGTTGGCCTGAATTAATTATAAATTATCTTATGATTGTTTTTCTGACTCTACATGTCTTTCATCCCGCTAGAGAATCGTTCATTCTGTCCCTCCGTGGGCACCTTTGTACCTTCTGCAGGCCCTTCTTCGGCCCGTTGCTCCAGGAGTTGCATGAGGAGTTGTTCTCCTGGGACATGCCGCTGTTCCACGCGTCTCCTTCATCCGGGTCCCACTGGCCGCCCGACATGCCCATctgctcctcatctcctccagccCAGCTGTCTTGCATAGGTTTTGGGGCTGGACACAAACAAGGAGAGATAGTGTCAACAATGGGATGGAAAACCATGCTGTCAACCCCTTAACGGTTCCAGGGACATTGGATCTACTGGAGAGTAGAACATGTAGTGCATCAATGCCGCCACCAGGGGTCAGTGTGGCATTGCGTTTGGTCTTCCACTGCCCTAGCCTCAATATCCTTGACCCTTGGCTGCATAAAAATTAAGCCTTTTATTTCCGAGTTGcgggcgcacgcacacgcacacgcacacgcacacgcacacaatttagaggcctctccatccatctattgAGCATTCAAGTGCACAATGTCAACGCTGtctgacacacactcaccaggTTTGCAAGATGCAGATCCAATGGGTTGGTTTCCCCGACTGTAGCTCTCGGGGCCCACCTCGCCCCAGCCCCCACTGGACTTCCCCCAGGTCGACGTCCCATTGTCCGCGTTGGCCTGCTGGGGCGCTTGGTCCACCCAGGACCCCTCCGGTTTGGCATGGGAGCCCTGTATCTCACCCCAACCTTCAGGACAATATacgtatatattttttcaaattaaaTCCATTCACACTTAAAAATCCTCAGTCCCATGCTCTGGGAGGAATTGCCAGAACTTTTTGGAGAGGTCCATGACTGGCCCTGGCTGATATTGCTTGAGGTGGTAGGGGGGACTATCAGGGACTTGGCCCAATTGAGTGGCTTCTGCCTTGGGACAGACCGTGGCTAGCTGGGGCTAAACTGGCCCTCTCTGTTCCAGGCAGTTAAGCCCCTTTCTCCAGGGAGAGGTCAGCGGTTTAACGTTTCTATTTAAACACACGGCACTTTTCTGAGCAGGAAACGGCAAACTGACCGATATATAAAGACAAAGAATGATTACAAAAAACACATATTGAGAAGATATGGTACACAACAATATTATTCAAAAGTTTCGTCATCAAAGTGCTCTACCAAAGATCTTCTTATGAATCTGTCCATTCCATTCCCAACCAGTCCTCTCTAACTCAGTGTTTTACTCGTACAATGACGAGTTTAGCAGTCGTATCAACCTCTGTAACAATGTTTCCTGCAGGGACCACATTGGTAAATATATTAAAAGATATTACGCTCGGCTCCCTGCAGTCCCTCCTCCCGATCCCCTCCTCCTTTCCCCTCTCATCGGCTGACAGATGGCCGCCAGACTGCTCCCTATAGTCCCAAACTTCGCTGCAACCATAATAGTTAGTGCGAGTTgctattttctgtgtgtgtgtgtgtgtgtgtgtgtgtgtgtgtgtgtgtgtgtgtgtgtgtgtgtgtgtgtgtgtgtgtgtgtgtgtgtgtgtgtgtgtgtgtgtgtgtgtgtgtgtgtgtgtgtgtgtgtgtggtaatggtGTTGCCAGGGTTACAGGGCACGTTTTGGGACGTGCTTGTTGTGAAATCtgaggaggagaccaggggcTCATTTGACCAGTCattaggaggagcaggaggtaaATGAGGTCGAGATTTCACCTTTAAGTGGATCAGCAGCTTTGAGCTCAGCACTGTAGTGCAACCTCACCAGCGGGAGCACCAGATTGTGCATTAGATAAGACACAAGCCCGACATTTGACGCATTGTAAACGGCAGTAACAGTATGACACAACTAATCTACTCCATCCAATTCTTTAATAAAATGCCATTTTGTCGAAGCTTGAGACTTATAAACAGATCATTCCTCATTCAATTTTGCATTAATTAATATCGGACAAAGAGAGGGGTTTCACATTACCGCCTGGTCTATGAACACCGAGCGAACATAATAATAGACCAGCGGTCCTACCTTGGTTCATGGCTGAGGTCCTGCTGTGAGGAGAGGGCCCTGTCTGGTGAGGCACGCTGGGCTCCAGGGCCCCGCTGGGGAGGCTGGGGTTCTGGGGCGGGTGGGTTTGGCTGTGGCCGGGGGCGGCGGGAGGCGGCGGCCCCCCGTGGTATGGGTGGGAGTGGGCGtgcgggtggtggtgttggccgTGGTTGttgctgggggcggggggattGGAGgaccccccctggggggcctTACCCTGGGACTTCCCTTGGTTGTTGCGGTCCCAGAGGTTCACCGCCTTGCTGTAGGTGCCGGGGTCCCCCCAGGCCGCCGTGCCGTCGTCGATCTCCATCTTCCGGCGGATCGATGGCGGGGAGGGCTCTTCCCAGCCGCTCGACGATCCCGGGGGCTCCGGCTTCTTCCCGCTCCAGCTGCCGCTCTGCTTAACGGGTCCTGGGCCGCTCCAAGACCccatgcctcctcctcctcctcctcctcctccgcctcccccacTGCCGTTGGGCACATCTGGGTTTTTACCCCCCCAACCTTGGGCAGGACCAGGCGAGCGCTGGTTGTCTGGCtctccccaacctcctcctccggaTGCCGCAGTAGGGCGCTGGCTGGCCGGCtctccccaacctcctcctccggaTGCCGCAGTGGGGCGCTGGCTGGCCGGCtctccccaacctcctcctccggaTGCCCCAGATCCTTGAGTCTGACCTGTGGggcgctggctggctggctccgcccaacctccacctccagataCCCCAGATCCCGGGGTTGGACCAGTGGGGTGTTGGCTGGCAGGCTCTGtccaacctccaccacctccagccccacctCTCCCAGACAGCCCAGTTCCTTGGGCAGGTTTGCTCCAGCCTCTGGGGTTCTCTTTCCAGCCTCCTGCCTCTCCTTCCCAGGCTGTGTTTGGGTTGGAGTTTTCCTTCTGCTTTTCGTCTGTCTCCCAGTCGCCCCCGCCACCGTTTCCTCCGCTCTTACCCCAGCCAGGGGAGGCTTTGGGCGTCTCTCCCCAGCCTTGGGCCTTCGTTTTATTTTGAGGGTCCTCCCAGCTGGCAGGTttctcctctccccatcccGGACCAGCATTTTTCGGTACATTCATTTGGACTCCTCCTGGCTGGCTGTTCCCCCATCCCCCAGGACCACCAGGGGGGGGCTTTTTGTTGCTGGGTTGATCCCCCCAGCCTGAGCTGGTCTGGTTGGTAGGGGCCACGCCTCCACCCCAGCCCGGGGCTCCCTGGGGCTCGGGGCCATCGCTTTTGCTCACAGAGTCCGACCTCTGGGAAGGGGCCGTATTGGTGTTGGAGGGCCCCTGGACGTCGCTGCAGGTTGAGGGACGCGAGCCCCAGGATTCAGCGGCTTTCTCGGCCTTGCGGTTCTTCTCGATCATGTCCCATGAGGTGTGTTGGCGCACGGGGGTCTGACCCCAGCCAGTGTTGCAAAGCACCCTGGGATCGACGTCAGCGGCAGGCAGCGCCGGGGGCACCTCTTCCCTTGAAGGTCGGTCTGGGCAGCGGGTCAGACCCTCGGCGTTATCACTGCTGCCCTCACTGGTGACCGCGGTGATCTGGGCCCTGCCCCAGGAATTGGCCTGCTGGTCCTGGGGAggggagccaggggcgtcccaGCCCCCCGGAGCCTCAGTGGCACCTTGCTTCCCCCAGTCTCCGCTGCTCTGCCGCTTGCCCCAGCCGCCGGAGCATCCTCCCGCACCGCCTCGGAGACCCCAGTTTGAACCAGAGTCCCATCCGGAGGCCTCCTTGGACGGAGCCGCTTTGGGCTCCCCGCTGCCCCATGCGGCGCTGCCGTCCTCTCCGTTCACCTGCGGAGCGCCGGGCTGGGagtggccccggggccccacTCCCACGGGGCCACCGCCCCAGCCGGGCATGTTGCGCATGGGGCTGGGAGGCTCCTGCTTGTTAGTGTGATTTTGTCCGTCCGTGTTAAGGCTCTGAGGTTCGGAGCTGAAAGACACATTCGTTGACGAGGGAGGGTGCGGCTCTGAAGGGTCAGAGGGCATCGTGCCACCCCAGGCACTGCCGCTCCCCGAGGCGTTTCCGTTGGCGTTGGATCCGGTGCTGCCATTGGCCTGTGCTGTTGGGCCCCCGGCTAGGTTGCAGAGGGTGGGTAGGGGTTGAGGTGGGGAGCTGGGGTTCGTTCCTCCCCCTGTACCAGCCCCGTCGTGCCCCAATGCAGGCCAGGCAGACGGGTTGGCGTTGGGGTTCAAATTCAAGTTAAAGTtggacgtggaggaggaggaggaaccccAGCCCATGACACCTGCTCCTAATGGGACGTCACTCTTCCCCTCGCCCCCCATTGAGGACTGAGGAGGGCAATGGCCAGAACCCGGTCCAGATCCCCAGCTGCGATTGGCTGTGGCCTGGTTGGACAGCATGTTGGCCCCACTTTGATTGGCAGGGCTGGGTCCAGAGTTGGCCTTGCTGCTTGTGTGGCTGGCAGGGAAGTTGCCTGTCTGGCCATTGGCTCCTGTGGCCATACTGGCCGTACTGTTGCTGCTGTCTCTAGCCAGATTACTCGGGTCAGTACCCGTAGGGCATCCTCCTTGAGAGTCACGACTCTCGCTGTGGTTGATTGAGGGCAAGGCCTCGGACTCCCGCTGGTCGATGATTGGTTGATCCCAGCCACTGGGATTTGTGGAAAGTGATGTTCCACTAACGCTCTGATTGGCAGGCTGGTATCCCCGGAAGGGACTTCTATACTGGGCTCCTTGGCCACTCTTTGGGGGCAGCTCTGCAACAGAAGAGACAAAAATTCAGATGAACTTTAATCATATTCAATGTGATGAAATGGTAATGTCTTGAATATAATTTAGACCACCCACATATGAAATGGCCTTGCTCAACACTATGAAAAATATCTGAATTAACAATTCCCATTATGAAATATTTCTTCCCAGGGCAGCCCATGCAAACCCAGAGGCTCCTCCCACAGAGTCCAATGAGTGGACGAGGCAGCCATGCGACTCCTGCACTTTGACCCCTGCAATGCTGGTCTAAGGGCAAAATGACTCACAGCTGCTCTGCGTGCGGCAAGAAAGCCAACATATGTGTGTAAGTAATACGCTCCATAACTACATAAGCCCTGATATGTATTTAGGCTCAGCCAAACACCAGGACACAGAGTcaggagacggagacagacagggagacggagGAAAATACAGAATGCaagaaagacagaaataaaGAGAGCTTACTAAAAAGCaaagaagagaaagaaagatcaaAAGCAGCGAGAGCATGCAAAAATGTAAGCAAAAGAGAGCTCCCTCGATTTATGGAGCCGAAAGTTAGAAAGCAGAAGAACAGCAATGATCTTGGTCCAGTTTCCTTTCTTCCTTCAGCTGTCATTCATTACTCTGGCCAAGATCCCCAGTGCCCTTTACGACACTTTCCTATCCTCTCCACTTCCGCTTTCCTGTGTTGCCAtcagtttgttgttgtttggttgCCAGTGCACATGCCTGCCTACCTTGGTGTGCACAGGCAGGATGAGTCAATATATTTATGTACACATGACATACACAAAGCTTTGCCATTTGGTTACGTTGCTCCAGTTATGAGTGTGAGACCGCCATTTTCTAAGACCTAAAAGGGAGCCAAAAAAGGCAGAATAACCCTCATGTCGATGGTCCCACTGCTTCGACAAGTACACTagctaaacagacacacacacacacaaggaaaacAAATAGCAACTATACAAACTCTCTGAACAACAACCCCACGGCGCAGCACTCATCCAAACCTGGGCTTATCTACGCAGTGAAG comes from Gadus macrocephalus chromosome 2, ASM3116895v1 and encodes:
- the LOC132449159 gene encoding trinucleotide repeat-containing gene 6C protein-like isoform X3, with the protein product MRALRAPSFLPRPVTTKWLQRHQRRQEPSEHFMATEQKTKVPDSAPAPSALLSVAAPCRGDGSSAPYPGQPQAPPAPPPSAQRHPPRDVPPRFRQQEHKQLLKRGQPLPPGLLTLPPQNPAASESPLAASLSSATTTEASAAEEQASSSSSSPASSELPPKSGQGAQYRSPFRGYQPANQSVSGTSLSTNPSGWDQPIIDQRESEALPSINHSESRDSQGGCPTGTDPSNLARDSSNSTASMATGANGQTGNFPASHTSSKANSGPSPANQSGANMLSNQATANRSWGSGPGSGHCPPQSSMGGEGKSDVPLGAGVMGWGSSSSSTSNFNLNLNPNANPSAWPALGHDGAGTGGGTNPSSPPQPLPTLCNLAGGPTAQANGSTGSNANGNASGSGSAWGGTMPSDPSEPHPPSSTNVSFSSEPQSLNTDGQNHTNKQEPPSPMRNMPGWGGGPVGVGPRGHSQPGAPQVNGEDGSAAWGSGEPKAAPSKEASGWDSGSNWGLRGGAGGCSGGWGKRQSSGDWGKQGATEAPGGWDAPGSPPQDQQANSWGRAQITAVTSEGSSDNAEGLTRCPDRPSREEVPPALPAADVDPRVLCNTGWGQTPVRQHTSWDMIEKNRKAEKAAESWGSRPSTCSDVQGPSNTNTAPSQRSDSVSKSDGPEPQGAPGWGGGVAPTNQTSSGWGDQPSNKKPPPGGPGGWGNSQPGGVQMNVPKNAGPGWGEEKPASWEDPQNKTKAQGWGETPKASPGWGKSGGNGGGGDWETDEKQKENSNPNTAWEGEAGGWKENPRGWSKPAQGTGLSGRGGAGGGGGWTEPASQHPTGPTPGSGVSGGGGWAEPASQRPTGQTQGSGASGGGGWGEPASQRPTAASGGGGWGEPDNQRSPGPAQGWGGKNPDVPNGSGGGGGGGGGGGGMGSWSGPGPVKQSGSWSGKKPEPPGSSSGWEEPSPPSIRRKMEIDDGTAAWGDPGTYSKAVNLWDRNNQGKSQGKAPQGGSSNPPAPSNNHGQHHHPHAHSHPYHGGPPPPAAPGHSQTHPPQNPSLPSGALEPSVPHQTGPSPHSRTSAMNQGWGEIQGSHAKPEGSWVDQAPQQANADNGTSTWGKSSGGWGEVGPESYSRGNQPIGSASCKPAPKPMQDSWAGGDEEQMGMSGGQWDPDEGDAWNSGMSQENNSSCNSWSNGPKKGLQKMQGKIPGKQEEAWMLNRLIKQLTEMGFPRDPAEEALKTNNMNLDQAMSVLLEKKLELDKRGMGVAGHDYSNGLINKALGGPRPPLLSKDPPMDRRSPFMDKAGIFGSGGPAQGRALHHHHHQHQQHQHQHQQHQQHQQQAPPPQPPVPPPGSSQPGLRAQVPQILSPQVQAQLLQFAAKNIGLNPALLTSPINPQHMTLLNQLYQLQLAYQRLQIQQQMLQAQRNVSGPIRQQEQQVARTITNMQQQIQQHQRQLAQALLMKQQPPPPSSHAGLHPGSVKSALDSFPGHPHASGLPDLQTKEPQSSPHAYSTYPHSGLNPNMNVNLNEVGGGLSMKEHSQPQSRLSQWTHPNSMDTLSGGSSPLEHNLAKHANLGSSRKSPQMEDSYSAYSLHSDSPSSPPDHWGSGKSSNDKMANGTNITWPPEFCPGVPWKGLQSIDPETDPNMTPGSVPNGPTVNTNIQDVNRYLLRDRSGGSSPTSSQTEALTPSTDWPVSSYSSSFSLSSPEMDDAGKLPDMKSTWSPGAISNREATGSLSHELWKVPHGPRNSAAPSRPPPGLTHTKPPPSAPSSSTWGGNSLGLGQSWSSSYTSAGNTWSTDSSSRGSSWLVLRNLTPQIDGSTLRTLCMQHGPLITFHLNLTQGNAVVRYSSRDEAAKAQKSLHMCVLGNTTILAEFAGEEEVARFFAQGQSLGATTSWQANPSGNANQARMGGGGPAHPIGHHAPHWGHHNSCSGGNGAGGLGGGGSKAGGGDMLWGGGGPQYSSLWGPPGGGEDGQVMGSPTPINTLLPGDLLSGESM
- the LOC132449159 gene encoding trinucleotide repeat-containing gene 6C protein-like isoform X5 — translated: MVCRHLSTELPPKSGQGAQYRSPFRGYQPANQSVSGTSLSTNPSGWDQPIIDQRESEALPSINHSESRDSQGGCPTGTDPSNLARDSSNSTASMATGANGQTGNFPASHTSSKANSGPSPANQSGANMLSNQATANRSWGSGPGSGHCPPQSSMGGEGKSDVPLGAGVMGWGSSSSSTSNFNLNLNPNANPSAWPALGHDGAGTGGGTNPSSPPQPLPTLCNLAGGPTAQANGSTGSNANGNASGSGSAWGGTMPSDPSEPHPPSSTNVSFSSEPQSLNTDGQNHTNKQEPPSPMRNMPGWGGGPVGVGPRGHSQPGAPQVNGEDGSAAWGSGEPKAAPSKEASGWDSGSNWGLRGGAGGCSGGWGKRQSSGDWGKQGATEAPGGWDAPGSPPQDQQANSWGRAQITAVTSEGSSDNAEGLTRCPDRPSREEVPPALPAADVDPRVLCNTGWGQTPVRQHTSWDMIEKNRKAEKAAESWGSRPSTCSDVQGPSNTNTAPSQRSDSVSKSDGPEPQGAPGWGGGVAPTNQTSSGWGDQPSNKKPPPGGPGGWGNSQPGGVQMNVPKNAGPGWGEEKPASWEDPQNKTKAQGWGETPKASPGWGKSGGNGGGGDWETDEKQKENSNPNTAWEGEAGGWKENPRGWSKPAQGTGLSGRGGAGGGGGWTEPASQHPTGPTPGSGVSGGGGWAEPASQRPTGQTQGSGASGGGGWGEPASQRPTAASGGGGWGEPASQRPTAASGGGGWGEPDNQRSPGPAQGWGGKNPDVPNGSGGGGGGGGGGGGMGSWSGPGPVKQSGSWSGKKPEPPGSSSGWEEPSPPSIRRKMEIDDGTAAWGDPGTYSKAVNLWDRNNQGKSQGKAPQGGSSNPPAPSNNHGQHHHPHAHSHPYHGGPPPPAAPGHSQTHPPQNPSLPSGALEPSVPHQTGPSPHSRTSAMNQGWGEIQGSHAKPEGSWVDQAPQQANADNGTSTWGKSSGGWGEVGPESYSRGNQPIGSASCKPAPKPMQDSWAGGDEEQMGMSGGQWDPDEGDAWNSGMSQENNSSCNSWSNGPKKGLQKMQGKIPGKQEEAWMLNRLIKQLTEMGFPRDPAEEALKTNNMNLDQAMSVLLEKKLELDKRGMGVAGHDYSNGLINKALGGPRPPLLSKDPPMDRRSPFMDKAGIFGSGGPAQGRALHHHHHQHQQHQHQHQQHQQHQQQAPPPQPPVPPPGSSQPGLRAQVPQILSPQVQAQLLQFAAKNIGLNPALLTSPINPQHMTLLNQLYQLQLAYQRLQIQQQMLQAQRNVSGPIRQQEQQVARTITNMQQQIQQHQRQLAQALLMKQQPPPPSSHAGLHPGSVKSALDSFPGHPHASGLPDLQTKEPQSSPHAYSTYPHSGLNPNMNVNLNEVGGGLSMKEHSQPQSRLSQWTHPNSMDTLSGGSSPLEHNLAKHANLGSSRKSPQMEDSYSAYSLHSDSPSSPPDHWGSGKSSNDKMANGTNITWPPEFCPGVPWKGLQSIDPETDPNMTPGSVPNGPTVNTNIQDVNRYLLRDRSGGSSPTSSQTEALTPSTDWPVSSYSSSFSLSSPEMDDAGKLPDMKSTWSPGAISNREATGSLSHELWKVPHGPRNSAAPSRPPPGLTHTKPPPSAPSSSTWGGNSLGLGQSWSSSYTSAGNTWSTDSSSRGSSWLVLRNLTPQIDGSTLRTLCMQHGPLITFHLNLTQGNAVVRYSSRDEAAKAQKSLHMCVLGNTTILAEFAGEEEVARFFAQGQSLGATTSWQANPSGNANQARMGGGGPAHPIGHHAPHWGHHNSCSGGNGAGGLGGGGSKAGGGDMLWGGGGPQYSSLWGPPGGGEDGQVMGSPTPINTLLPGDLLSGESM
- the LOC132449159 gene encoding trinucleotide repeat-containing gene 6C protein-like isoform X2; the protein is MEEKKKKKQDEKKKKEDGVRKATEQKTKVPDSAPAPSALLSVAAPCRGDGSSAPYPGQPQAPPAPPPSAQRHPPRDVPPRFRQQEHKQLLKRGQPLPPGLLTLPPQNPAASESPLAASLSSATTTEASAAEEQASSSSSSPASSELPPKSGQGAQYRSPFRGYQPANQSVSGTSLSTNPSGWDQPIIDQRESEALPSINHSESRDSQGGCPTGTDPSNLARDSSNSTASMATGANGQTGNFPASHTSSKANSGPSPANQSGANMLSNQATANRSWGSGPGSGHCPPQSSMGGEGKSDVPLGAGVMGWGSSSSSTSNFNLNLNPNANPSAWPALGHDGAGTGGGTNPSSPPQPLPTLCNLAGGPTAQANGSTGSNANGNASGSGSAWGGTMPSDPSEPHPPSSTNVSFSSEPQSLNTDGQNHTNKQEPPSPMRNMPGWGGGPVGVGPRGHSQPGAPQVNGEDGSAAWGSGEPKAAPSKEASGWDSGSNWGLRGGAGGCSGGWGKRQSSGDWGKQGATEAPGGWDAPGSPPQDQQANSWGRAQITAVTSEGSSDNAEGLTRCPDRPSREEVPPALPAADVDPRVLCNTGWGQTPVRQHTSWDMIEKNRKAEKAAESWGSRPSTCSDVQGPSNTNTAPSQRSDSVSKSDGPEPQGAPGWGGGVAPTNQTSSGWGDQPSNKKPPPGGPGGWGNSQPGGVQMNVPKNAGPGWGEEKPASWEDPQNKTKAQGWGETPKASPGWGKSGGNGGGGDWETDEKQKENSNPNTAWEGEAGGWKENPRGWSKPAQGTGLSGRGGAGGGGGWTEPASQHPTGPTPGSGVSGGGGWAEPASQRPTGQTQGSGASGGGGWGEPASQRPTAASGGGGWGEPASQRPTAASGGGGWGEPDNQRSPGPAQGWGGKNPDVPNGSGGGGGGGGGGGGMGSWSGPGPVKQSGSWSGKKPEPPGSSSGWEEPSPPSIRRKMEIDDGTAAWGDPGTYSKAVNLWDRNNQGKSQGKAPQGGSSNPPAPSNNHGQHHHPHAHSHPYHGGPPPPAAPGHSQTHPPQNPSLPSGALEPSVPHQTGPSPHSRTSAMNQGWGEIQGSHAKPEGSWVDQAPQQANADNGTSTWGKSSGGWGEVGPESYSRGNQPIGSASCKPAPKPMQDSWAGGDEEQMGMSGGQWDPDEGDAWNSGMSQENNSSCNSWSNGPKKGLQKMQGKIPGKQEEAWMLNRLIKQLTEMGFPRDPAEEALKTNNMNLDQAMSVLLEKKLELDKRGMGVAGHDYSNGLINKALGGPRPPLLSKDPPMDRRSPFMDKAGIFGSGGPAQGRALHHHHHQHQQHQHQHQQHQQHQQQAPPPQPPVPPPGSSQPGLRAQVPQILSPQVQAQLLQFAAKNIGLNPALLTSPINPQHMTLLNQLYQLQLAYQRLQIQQQMLQAQRNVSGPIRQQEQQVARTITNMQQQIQQHQRQLAQALLMKQQPPPPSSHAGLHPGSVKSALDSFPGHPHASGLPDLQTKEPQSSPHAYSTYPHSGLNPNMNVNLNEVGGGLSMKEHSQPQSRLSQWTHPNSMDTLSGGSSPLEHNLAKHANLGSSRKSPQMEDSYSAYSLHSDSPSSPPDHWGSGKSSNDKMANGTNITWPPEFCPGVPWKGLQSIDPETDPNMTPGSVPNGPTVNTNIQDVNRYLLRDRSGGSSPTSSQTEALTPSTDWPVSSYSSSFSLSSPEMDDAGKLPDMKSTWSPGAISNREATGSLSHELWKVPHGPRNSAAPSRPPPGLTHTKPPPSAPSSSTWGGNSLGLGQSWSSSYTSAGNTWSTDSSSRGSSWLVLRNLTPQIDGSTLRTLCMQHGPLITFHLNLTQGNAVVRYSSRDEAAKAQKSLHMCVLGNTTILAEFAGEEEVARFFAQGQSLGATTSWQANPSGNANQARMGGGGPAHPIGHHAPHWGHHNSCSGGNGAGGLGGGGSKAGGGDMLWGGGGPQYSSLWGPPGGGEDGQVMGSPTPINTLLPGDLLSGESM